Part of the Athalia rosae chromosome 2, iyAthRosa1.1, whole genome shotgun sequence genome, ataatcgtatATTTGTTGACAATACTGAGAACATGGCAAAGCACATTGTAAAAATCACTGGAATAAACTTATTTAACAATACATTTTTAGTTATGCCTGTTACataaattttatgtatatccaatccattgtaatatttttataatcttcTAGCTTCTGTTAGTGCGTGCTTTAATACGTTAAATGATCGCAGTTTTGATTTTCGTCTCTTGCTGCGTATCCACCTCGTCTTTAGCCTGAATTACTTTAACCGTATAATCATCGAGACTTGGACCGGTTGCATGAGTGTAACGAAAAATGGAGCCATCTTTCAGCCGCAAACCGTTTCTTAAATTCCGGTGAGCACGTGCAATGCGACTGGTCGATGTACCGCTTCCAAAAACTCCCTCTTCCAACGCGATCATGTCGATCAGACACGTGAAAAcggtcaaattttcattcgttgaatccTTCGAAAACAATTTAAAATTCTGTTCGGTATGATTAAATTATCAAGTTACAGATTCTCGATTAAAGTCGATCTATGtaattagaataaaaatgatgtatTCAGGACCGTGCAATCGAACGGAAAAACATGttagaatattatttatgtGGCTGCCTTCTATCCGGTAGCCGTACTGCAGCAATTAATGACGGAAATGAGTGCATTTACACGATACCATAAATCAAGTATACATATGGTTTGCTGGCCCAGCTATCTAATTGGGAGATCTGATGCAATTTAATATACGAACTATGATACTATATCCTTCAAGAAACATTTCTCACGATACCTCTTGATATGCTTCACCAGCAAGATTTCCCTTCCCACTTTCGGtacttccatttttcattgctTCGTTAAAATCATGAATTTCCTCTGACATTTTGAACGATGCGTGTGTCGTCCGCCGATCATTTCACTGAGTTGTTATCGGCTCACTATTATagtcatttttctcattttgatTTGCggttgttttcgatttttgtttaaCAATTTCGATGAATATTTAACTCCGGTAAAAGAAATGCCTCCGTAAcatcgtgaatttttatttctttttactcggTTCCCGTGatatttgaaacattttttttaccactcACAATCTAACGGGGTTACAATTACTATACACAACGACCTATCAttctataataaattatactaAAATATTTTACAGCTATAATCCAGAACTTGGAGTATATTGGATACGTATCATAGAAACTATTATAAATATGACTCGCTACTGCCGACTGAATCATTTCTCATCAATTGAGTTGTCAGCTCGGGAGTTTAAGTTATGAtcttaattaatatttataatatgttACATCAATAATTATCTTGTGGGctgtatacataaaattattattatcattattacccCGCACAATTTACACTATTTGGCGAATTTAGCTACTAAATACACGATAATGTCGCGTGCCTTGCTCGCTGATGTAGAAAGaaatccaacaaaaaaaagggagaccaaaaaaaaagatgaaacgaaaaatccaTCTAATCGCTCTCTACAACGCGTCGCTTTTCGCAGAGTTCATCACGTCGGTTGAAATGAGTTTTTAACTGAATTAGTTAATCGTTAAATAaagtattaaaatttttcacttgcaATTGCGAGAGGTCCGACAGCTCCGGGTTTGAAGGCGGGTTGATGATGGGGGGTGGCTGAAGTCGATCCTCCGCCGCCCCTATGCATCTGGGCAGTTTCGTGTAGATGTTTTTGCATAACGGCAAGGGATACTTTGTTAGCtgagaaaaaatctttcatcgAAATAAGCTCCCCCGAAAGCCGCCTAGGGGTGTCAAGGGCGTCGACTGCCGCATCCCCCACCGAATCAGATCTGGCCTCAATTTTAGTTGGCCTACGTCGAGCGGTACAGTAAACCGCGGATACGGAAGACCTTCTTCTTGGAAGGTGCGGCGCCGCCATTCCTCTTCCACGACATCTCAGCCTCTGAATCACCCAATTTAAAGCCTGCTTTATCACGATCGAAGTTACGTTCAGAAGTGAGTAAATACAGCAGCAACCAACGACGAGGAATACGAAATTCGCGAAGCGGTACCAATGGACGTACGGATAGCTGGGCTGTTGCGTAGTTACAAAATCGCCAAATCCGATCGTAGCGAAACTCACGAAACAGAAATAAAGAGCTTCGAAGTAACTCCAACCTTCCAAAGGAGCGTATATCGCTGCCGCGCAACAAGCAACTGTGCAGGATGCTAACGACAAATAGAGCATCACCCAGTAGACGCTTGGCTTCCAATGTTCCAGACCaatgtcatcgtcgtcgtctagtATATCCGGCAGAGAGGCACGGGGGTGTAAACTTGATCCTCGGGATATTCTACGCGACGCCAGCGTCGTTTGACGAAGACGTTTCTTCAGTCGTCGCAAGTGAATACTCCGCAATACCCAAGCTAGGAAAGTTATTATCCTCTCTAAGAAGAGGTTGAAGAAGAGGATCCCTCCTGCCAAAGGATAAAGTACAAAGTAGATATCAAATTAATTCGCGATAATGCCCGAGTTTTCTATTTATTACGAGGTggtatataaattaaattgTCACAAGAAAATTGTCCAGACTTCAAGATCTCCTAAAAAATGACAAGAATTACCAAATTCTTTTGCGACAAACGCATCCGTGACATCTTCTGCTATGATCAACTTTATTTCGAATTCAACCCCCGAAAGCTTGGAACTTCTCGTcagaatttagaaaaatctcGAATAGCGCAGTAAGATGAGGAACGTGAATGTTTTCTGGAATAGGTCTAAGAGCAGTTTGATGGagagaatgatttttttcagcttaCCGGAACATCCAAGGAATCCGTAAAGAACAACTGCCGCCCTTCCGGCGGTTGTCTGAGGGGCGGTGCTCCCGTATCCTGCAAAGGACATGCGATGTTTGTTAAATGTGGGTCAGTCGAGGCGTCGGGATAGTTTAAAACGTtcattcctctctctctctttctccgtctCTGAACGTAGACGAAGGGCGAAGTAGAGATCGCATCGTTGAATTGCGAATATATGTGTGAGCTGCAGGAGTGAATGAGAAACTCCTAGCGATTCCCGACGtttttacgtattttataAAAGTGTGAGTACAGCAGTACCAGCGGAGTCCCGCAATTGCGACCGGACATGAGGGACAAAACATACGTGAGATTAGGTCGGCCCCACGATATTAGCATCTAGGAATCTACCCTCCGCATTCCCACGCATCCCGTGGGGTCGCCGACCTGGCGCGGACTTCTTCCAGATAGAAGCATAGTCATTATAAGTcgattatatatgtatttcccCGCTTAGCCCTGGCAGTGCGTATTAAAGaaccagaaaaattatttgaataattaagaACACCATTTCCACTTTGtgcatctttcttttttaagacataaattttatttcatgaaTATTCAGTAATCGATTGAGagaaagtgataaaaaaaaatgttattattCTGTGTCCGGAGCGTATTTTTTGGGGGCTAAAAATAAGATAACCGTATTTCAAACGATAAACGAataagtttaatttttctcctcgtttttatttcaatcagaAATGCAGGTTTATGGAGTCAGACTATCGGCTGAAGGTATACCGAACGAGTGGACGTCGGTCTACAAATAATGCGTACGAAAGATCACGATCTAAACATtaggacgaaaatttttgaactctAAATCGAGAAaagacttttgaaaaatcttagccttgtttgaaaaacaatgttaatgtttttttcagaaattgcgAGCGTATTTTATAGCTTTTTAGAATAGCCAAATTTCTTACACACCGTGGTGAGctttatatttaaaatttcttACCAATCGTTGAAACGATGGTTCCAACGAATTGAAAACTTCCCGGAAAATCCCAGCGACGTCGTTTGTTAATTATGCCAGCAGCGGACGCGTTTCCGTATGCGGAAAGTAGTTCGTGTAACCTTTGAAGAGCTTCAGCACCCGGCTGAAGATGCTGTTTTCGAAAACTGTGATACACCCGCCAAAATTCGGCTGCCTGTATGTGacgaaagaatgagaaaaaacttttgtaAATTGTTTGACGTCTGTATTCTTTTCGGAACTTTATCTcagttttttgcttcttcggTTCGCCTATCCTGTGGCATATGCGCTAGAATATTCCtcgatttcagattttttagttACTCCAGATACGCGTGTAACGAATACGAGCAGATCGCAAAGATATAGGTGGTATAAATGGGATACGCGGGTTGCTTACGTCAGccggttttttttcgtatcagaTACAAAGATTAAAGAATAGCCCGTGCAACTGGATTTACGAGGCTACGGCGGGTGACTCGAGTAAAATTTACTCTGCAGAGCGTGACTGTGACAGTAATTGATATATTATCGCTGATCGTTCGGCTTCCTTAACGATTATTAACTCGCCAACGTGCGAATCATCCACGCGTTTAATTCTCATCTCTaacatatgaaaaattttctctgcaTCGTCACGGTAAATCACTTCGAACCGCATAACTTAATGTAACGAAAAacgagacaaaaataaaaaagatgattagaaaaaaagagaaagaaaaataactgcGGAATAGGTCGGTGCGCCCGGCACCTAATCAAATCCAGGAAATAGAAAGCTCTGATTGACGGGCGGAAAATTCATACACACCACACTTTGTCACGAACTGAAATGCATCACATCCGAGAATTTAGTCACGCGTCATCTTCGAGGTAAAACGAATTATTAGATAACAATGACATAAAACCACGATAGATTTTGTGCCATTCATTATACGTGCAGGTTGGATAAATATTGTTGAAACGATTCTCTATTTCAGGATCCGAATCTCGTGAACGTTTCAAACTGTACAGACCTATGTGCTgtacactttttttctctttttttttttcatcagtgtCGGAAATTTACGAACAATATAATTTTGCACTCTTCACAGCATTCTGATCTTAAAtcggaggaaatttttttccgacaaTTAGGATTCTTCGTCGTTAATTAGCACTTGATTTCCCGACTTCGTATGGAAGCATCTCGAACGGTTTGGATTAGATTTTACAGTTATGGaatccgttgttttttttttttgtcttttttttttcggtgccGATGGCGAGGACGCGCGATTTGGAGGATGTCCCACCTGGCGAACTTCGAGATCAGCTTCCAGTCGTTGAAAAAGAGCAGCACCGGCCAGCATGTAGGCGGCCAAGACACCGGCGAGTAGGATGAACCTTGCGTTGTCCTCCGCGAGGCCTCCGCACATGCACATCCCCGATGACTCTCATCGCTTTGCTCTCAACCGGGGATTcaaatccccccccccacgaACAGATTCGCACACCACGTGTACCACCAAACGatgtggtataggtataaccaCCGGAAATGCGCAAACTCCGCGGTGCAAAACATGCGATACCCTGAGATTTGGTACGCCGCGCCGAGGTTCGtactgaaataataatacgcTTTTGACGGGCACCTTGAGGgtgaaaaactagaaaaaaaagttccaatGGGTTTAATTTCGTAGGACCGTCAAATTTAAACTGGCGTAATTctcaattcattcattttttgaatgtGCGCCTTCATGTGGAAGAATTTTGACATGCCCTTCTGTTTCTCAGGTTTCCAAGCAGAATTTGTTTCCTAGGAAGAAAGCGGTTTTTaatattccatttttaattttattggtTTTTGAAGTCCCTTGGCAAGACCAAAATTTCGAGCACTCCAAACTTGGTGTGTGTagagctttttttcatcatcaacgTGATGAGACAATTTAAACTCACGAGAAGAGTTGACGGTAgattaagaagaagaaaaaacatttgaaTCTAAAAAGATGATAagtaaaaacgagaaaagtataaataaatgcTCCGACGAAAAGGGGTATGTCCAGTGATAACTCGTTGTGTTAACGTGCTTCTATTT contains:
- the LOC105684073 gene encoding potassium channel subfamily K member 13-like, yielding MCMCGGLAEDNARFILLAGVLAAYMLAGAALFQRLEADLEVRQAAEFWRVYHSFRKQHLQPGAEALQRLHELLSAYGNASAAGIINKRRRWDFPGSFQFVGTIVSTIGYGSTAPQTTAGRAAVVLYGFLGCSGGILFFNLFLERIITFLAWVLRSIHLRRLKKRLRQTTLASRRISRGSSLHPRASLPDILDDDDDIGLEHWKPSVYWVMLYLSLASCTVACCAAAIYAPLEGWSYFEALYFCFVSFATIGFGDFVTTQQPSYPYVHWYRFANFVFLVVGCCCIYSLLNVTSIVIKQALNWVIQRLRCRGRGMAAPHLPRRRSSVSAVYCTARRRPTKIEARSDSVGDAAVDALDTPRRLSGELISMKDFFSANKVSLAVMQKHLHETAQMHRGGGGSTSATPHHQPAFKPGAVGPLAIASEKF